Sequence from the Mycobacterium florentinum genome:
TGATGGTCGGTTCGGCCGGATCCGTGGCCACCAGGCCGTCGGGATCGGCCGGCTCGGGACGGGTGTCGGCGCGGCCGGTGCGCAGCACGTCGCGCAGCGGCAGCGACCGCAGCCCGGCGACCATGCGCGGCAGCTTGATCGCGATGTGCATCAGAAATCCGGTGATGAAGACCCACCCGCCGAAGTAGTGCGCGTCGTAGAAGCTGAACCCGAAAACGTAGTCGTACTGGATGTTCAGCACCCCGGTCACGGTCTCGAACAGGATCCCGCCGACGAGCATGACCAACGACAGCCGCTCCAGCAGCGCGGCCACCGACCGTGCCGGCGGCCAGACGAACAGCCGCGGGATCACCGACCACAGCTTGGCCAGCACCACCGGGATGATCACCAGCCCAAGGCCGACGTGGATGCCCTGGGTCAGCCGGTACAGCCAGGACGGGCGGGTGGGCCAGACGAACAACGGCAGCCGCAGCCAGCCGACATCCGCGGGGATGGCCTGGCCGAGTTGCGGCGCGTAGGCGACGTAGGACAGCAGCCCGGTGATCGTGATGATCGGCAGCGCCACCAGCAGCACCAGCCCGAACACCGACGTCAGCCACGGGCCGCGCAGCGGGCTCCGAAAGCGGGTGGTCAACCGGTCACCCAGGCCGCTCACGGCGACGCCAGGCTCGCAATCACCCGGCCGCTGACCAGCCGAACACCGGTCAACGTCAGCCCGACTTGCGCCGCGAGGGCGGCGGCACTGTCCACCCCGACCGACGCCCAGCGGAACCACGGCCCGACGTCACAGGCCGACTCCAGCCGCACCCAGCGTGCGCGAATACCGATGGCGTCGGCCTCGAACTCGGCCACGCAGTGCCCGCCGCGGCCCAGCAACTCGGCGGCGCGCGCGAGAATCCGTCGCGGGTCCCCGCCGAGGCCGACATTGCCGTCGACCAGCAGCACCGTCTGCCACCGGCCCATGCCGG
This genomic interval carries:
- a CDS encoding molybdopterin-dependent oxidoreductase; this encodes MSGLGDRLTTRFRSPLRGPWLTSVFGLVLLVALPIITITGLLSYVAYAPQLGQAIPADVGWLRLPLFVWPTRPSWLYRLTQGIHVGLGLVIIPVVLAKLWSVIPRLFVWPPARSVAALLERLSLVMLVGGILFETVTGVLNIQYDYVFGFSFYDAHYFGGWVFITGFLMHIAIKLPRMVAGLRSLPLRDVLRTGRADTRPEPADPDGLVATDPAEPTISRRGALALVGSGVLLIAALTVGQTVGGAARGAALLLPRGRGRSDFPVNKTAVAAGITHESVGASWVLVLRGGHSEVTLDRAALAGMPQTTARLPLACVEGWSTVQTWSGVRLAELARIAGVPAPRSARVLSLQRGGAFGQATLQANQIRDPEALLALRVNGADLSLDHGYPARIIGPALPGVHNTKWVAAIEFEGG